From one Haloferax marinisediminis genomic stretch:
- a CDS encoding DUF5305 family protein — protein sequence MAVEDRLKLFVTQQARPLVVLFAVVGICCLVGAGYVYLTPETQTVSEEVNVQTIESSVGTSAVVTGNSTLYERGETLENRSAYFVPTTPNLSFHVETTVPSDQDVMVTQRLTMETVGVRDGKPFYRSEETLLSEQRRVSDGSTVAVSSINVSSMRERLQTKRAETDGLGRFQVLLTLSVTYQTDSYEGTLTTSAPFVISGTAYYLDGPVVENQTHSTTVQRDVQRPSDPTEYGGLALGALLLFGLCGVIIRTEEHSDPEELRTRISHSRHDEWISRGEFPTESDKQYISILTLEDLVDIAIDTNRRVIYDPDIQVYAVIDGSEIYYYSIDDLHAHAWLNL from the coding sequence ATGGCTGTTGAAGACCGTCTCAAACTGTTCGTCACACAGCAGGCACGGCCGCTCGTCGTCCTCTTCGCAGTCGTCGGTATCTGCTGTCTCGTCGGCGCGGGCTACGTCTATCTAACCCCGGAGACACAGACCGTCTCTGAAGAGGTCAACGTCCAAACCATCGAATCCTCGGTTGGGACGAGTGCAGTCGTCACTGGTAACTCGACGTTGTACGAGCGAGGAGAGACACTCGAAAACCGGTCTGCGTACTTCGTTCCAACGACGCCGAACCTCTCGTTCCACGTCGAAACGACCGTCCCGTCAGACCAGGATGTGATGGTCACACAGCGACTGACGATGGAGACTGTCGGCGTCCGCGACGGAAAGCCGTTTTATCGGTCTGAAGAGACGCTCCTCTCCGAACAGCGACGTGTGTCGGACGGGAGCACTGTCGCAGTCAGTTCGATAAACGTGTCTTCGATGCGCGAACGACTCCAGACGAAACGGGCCGAAACCGATGGTCTCGGTCGATTTCAGGTCCTACTCACGCTGAGCGTGACCTACCAGACTGATTCGTACGAGGGGACGCTCACGACGAGCGCTCCGTTCGTCATCTCGGGGACAGCGTACTACCTCGATGGTCCAGTCGTCGAGAACCAGACCCATTCGACGACGGTTCAACGCGACGTTCAGCGACCGTCTGACCCCACAGAGTACGGTGGGTTGGCACTCGGTGCGCTTCTCCTGTTCGGACTGTGCGGTGTCATCATCCGCACTGAAGAACACAGTGACCCCGAAGAACTCCGAACTCGAATCTCGCACAGTCGGCACGACGAGTGGATTTCGCGTGGTGAGTTCCCGACAGAGTCAGACAAGCAGTACATCTCGATTCTCACGCTGGAAGACCTCGTCGACATCGCGATCGACACGAACCGTCGTGTCATCTACGATCCGGACATCCAAGTGTACGCCGTCATCGACGGGAGTGAAATCTACTACTACTCTATCGACGACCTCCACGCACACGCCTGGCTCAATCTGTAA
- a CDS encoding DUF7344 domain-containing protein codes for MSKSGAGGLLSREPTKERGGLPKDEIFDLMSNHRRRYTIHHCKQADGAVPLSDLAEQVAAWEKDKSINELGSAERKTVYTSLQQTHLPRLERAGIITYEDGEVELTNQTERLDIYLDIVPENSVPWGVYYLGLSLLSSLVIGALWAGVLPTGTVPMLAYPTVIVVLFTVSAAYHALTNRRYRFENLDEPL; via the coding sequence ATGAGTAAGAGCGGTGCCGGCGGGTTGCTCAGTCGGGAACCCACCAAAGAGCGTGGCGGCCTCCCCAAAGACGAGATCTTCGATCTCATGAGTAATCACCGACGGCGGTACACTATCCACCACTGCAAGCAAGCAGACGGAGCGGTTCCACTCTCCGACCTGGCCGAACAGGTTGCGGCGTGGGAGAAAGACAAATCGATAAACGAACTCGGGTCTGCGGAGCGAAAGACCGTGTACACGTCGCTTCAGCAGACACACCTCCCCCGACTCGAACGCGCCGGCATCATCACCTACGAAGACGGCGAAGTCGAGTTGACGAATCAAACGGAGCGACTCGACATCTACCTCGACATCGTCCCCGAGAACTCGGTTCCGTGGGGCGTCTACTATCTCGGCCTCTCTCTTCTCTCCAGTCTCGTCATCGGTGCTCTCTGGGCCGGCGTGCTCCCGACGGGGACGGTCCCAATGCTGGCGTATCCGACGGTCATCGTCGTGCTGTTCACCGTCTCAGCAGCGTACCACGCACTCACGAATCGACGCTATCGGTTCGAGAATCTCGACGAGCCGCTTTAA
- a CDS encoding signal peptidase I — translation MKVSELVEYAVIAVLLLAVVALLFGQALGQPILLGYVETGSMEPTMEPGDGFVAIPSVLTDAPEAGDVVVFQAEELHGGGLTTHRVVRHTSEGYVTRGDANPFTDQDNVEPPVRESQIVAEALQLNGEVVVIPGLGTGVQALHGAVGAVAGVFAGLPGLSSLLRGEFSPMLLVGIGGGLIVLSLVVDVFGSSRPAGTRSRRRPNYLSIGVILLILVVLISAPATVSMVLGSGTTTVDIVSSQSPSENPLVVSPGESATVEYRLINKGYVPMMTVVEAGHPDVTFGQTVFVVSGQESATTTLTIRAPQQTGAYTREITEQRYLPILPQSLILTLHAIHPWVAIAAIDVLLVVGALALGIVTLGMSPVRLRTVGRNISFVEQLKRRFL, via the coding sequence GTGAAGGTCTCGGAGCTCGTCGAATACGCGGTGATTGCCGTCCTCCTGCTAGCCGTCGTTGCACTTCTGTTTGGACAGGCACTGGGCCAACCCATCTTGCTCGGCTACGTCGAGACCGGAAGTATGGAACCGACCATGGAACCCGGCGATGGGTTCGTCGCCATTCCATCGGTCCTGACCGACGCCCCGGAAGCGGGGGATGTCGTCGTCTTCCAAGCCGAGGAACTCCATGGTGGCGGGCTCACGACACACCGTGTGGTGAGACACACCTCAGAAGGGTACGTCACACGCGGGGATGCCAATCCGTTTACTGACCAGGACAACGTCGAACCACCGGTCAGAGAGTCCCAAATCGTCGCCGAAGCACTCCAACTGAACGGCGAGGTTGTCGTCATCCCCGGCCTCGGAACCGGTGTGCAGGCACTCCACGGTGCAGTCGGTGCTGTCGCCGGTGTCTTTGCTGGGCTTCCCGGACTCAGTTCGCTCCTGCGTGGAGAGTTCTCGCCGATGCTCCTCGTCGGAATCGGTGGTGGACTCATCGTCCTGAGTCTCGTCGTAGACGTGTTCGGGAGTTCCCGCCCTGCTGGGACACGAAGTCGACGCAGGCCGAACTACCTCTCTATCGGAGTCATTCTGCTCATCCTCGTCGTCCTCATCTCCGCTCCCGCGACTGTGAGTATGGTCCTCGGGTCGGGGACGACGACAGTCGACATCGTCAGTTCGCAGTCGCCGAGTGAGAACCCACTCGTCGTCTCTCCCGGTGAGTCGGCGACTGTCGAGTACCGTCTGATCAACAAGGGGTACGTCCCGATGATGACCGTCGTAGAGGCAGGTCACCCCGACGTGACGTTTGGGCAGACGGTATTCGTCGTCTCCGGGCAAGAGAGTGCCACGACGACACTCACGATTCGTGCGCCCCAACAGACGGGCGCCTACACGCGAGAGATTACAGAACAGCGGTACCTTCCGATTCTTCCGCAATCACTCATCCTCACACTGCACGCGATCCACCCGTGGGTCGCAATCGCCGCCATCGACGTCCTCCTCGTGGTGGGAGCACTCGCGCTCGGAATCGTCACGTTGGGGATGAGTCCAGTTCGACTGCGGACAGTCGGCCGCAACATCTCGTTCGTCGAGCAACTCAAACGCCGCTTTTTGTAG
- a CDS encoding response regulator: MSETTVEVTPQVLVYGAPPDRAWTVDSDVNVRYTSSSHELAQALTTQSPQLIICLHAPPQFDGIEAVKAVRRFDARVPIVLTTHHQDTMTNLQAAQAKVTWSVELSTDDSLPEELFSVVTDASEWLEKQGA, encoded by the coding sequence GTGTCAGAAACCACTGTAGAGGTAACTCCACAGGTCCTCGTCTATGGGGCACCTCCCGACAGAGCGTGGACTGTGGACAGCGACGTCAACGTTCGATACACGAGCTCGAGTCACGAGTTAGCACAAGCGTTGACGACGCAGTCACCACAGTTGATTATCTGTCTTCATGCACCGCCACAGTTCGACGGAATAGAGGCGGTAAAGGCGGTCCGTCGGTTCGATGCGAGGGTTCCAATCGTCCTCACGACGCACCACCAAGATACCATGACCAACCTCCAGGCTGCACAAGCGAAGGTAACGTGGAGTGTCGAACTCTCTACGGACGACTCACTCCCTGAGGAGTTGTTCAGCGTCGTCACCGACGCGAGCGAGTGGCTCGAAAAACAGGGCGCGTAG